The following coding sequences lie in one Loxodonta africana isolate mLoxAfr1 chromosome X, mLoxAfr1.hap2, whole genome shotgun sequence genomic window:
- the LOC100677005 gene encoding DDB1- and CUL4-associated factor 8-like: MSGTESSTDGLGDLVNRSLSGSLEERSGAEAGTERSSDAEMEASESSLRSPRDADGAGDGSDTNHTSTENTSEDTDSESMEDVDSLLMDLENRLHRRLEEEEEEEEEEEEEDEEEGEHLPQVCVQCSGANRAQYLSEQNQALEAWVSSETSALPRPRWHVLTALRERQLGSSARFVYEACGARIFVQRFHLQYELAGHIGCVNTVHFNQRGTWLASASDDLRVMVWDWARGQPLLNFSSGHKSNVFQAKFLPNCGDATLAMCSRDGQVRIAELSDAPYCKNTKRVAQHRGASHKLALEPDSPFKFLTSGEDAVVFAIDLRQGRPASKVVVTKERERKVGLYTIYVNPANIHQFAVGGRDQFVRIYDQRKINQDENNGVLKKFCPYHLINSDTRTNITCLVYSHDGTELLVSYNDEDIYLFNSSHNDGAQYVKRYKGHRNSATVKGVNFYGPKSEFVMSGSDCGHIFFWEKSSCQIIQFMEGDVAGSVNCLEPHPYLPVMASCGLDHDVKIWAPTAEAPTELTGLKNVMKQNKLERDEDSSHHTDLFDSRMLWFLMRHMSERSYRRPWGPAGAGAGAGAGAGARAADLDDSDTSDEEGSRDRVQCLPS, encoded by the coding sequence ATGTCCGGCACAGAGAGCAGTACAGATGGCCTAGGCGACTTAGTGAACAGAAGCCTGTCCGGCAGCCTAGAGGAGAGGTCTGGAGCAGAGGCCGGGACAGAGAGGTCCTCAGACGCTGAAATGGAGGCCTCAGAATCGAGCTTGAGATCGCCCAGAGATGCTGATGGTGCCGGAGATGGAAGTGACACCAACCACACCAGCACAGAAAATACAAGTGAAGACACCGACTCTGAAAGCATGGAGGACGTTGACAGTTTACTCATGGATCTTGAAAACCGATTGCATCGCCGCttagaagaagaggaggaagaggaggaggaagaagaggaggaggatgaAGAAGAAGGTGAACACCTGCCCCAGGTATGTGTGCAGTGCAGTGGGGCCAACCGTGCACAGTATTTATCAGAGCAAAATCAGGCCCTGGAGGCGTGGGTGTCCTCCGAGACATCAGCCCTGCCCCGACCTCGCTGGCATGTCCTTACTGCCCTTCGGGAGCGGCAGCTGGGTTCAAGTGCCCGCTTTGTATATGAGGCCTGTGGGGCAAGAATCTTTGTGCAGCGTTTCCACCTGCAGTACGAGCTTGCGGGCCATATTGGCTGTGTCAATACCGTGCACTTTAACCAGCGTGGCACCTGGCTGGCCAGTGCCAGTGATGACCTGAGGGTGATGGTGTGGGATTGGGCGCGAGGGCAGCCGCTACTGAACTTTTCGAGTGGCCACAAAAGTAACGTCTTTCAGGCCAAGTTCCTCCCCAATTGTGGTGATGCCACCCTGGCCATGTGTTCCCGTGATGGGCAAGTACGTATAGCAGAGCTGTCTGATGCACCATACTGCAAGAATACCAAGCGTGTGGCCCAGCATAGGGGAGCCTCCCACAAGTTGGCCCTAGAGCCAGACTCCCCCTTTAAGTTCTTAACTTCAGGCGAAGATGCAGTTGTCTTTGCCATTGACCTCAGACAAGGCCGGCCGGCTTCAAAAGTGGTGGTAacaaaagagagggagaggaaagtgGGGCTGTATACAATCTATGTGAATCCTGCCAACATTCACCAGTTTGCAGTGGGTGGACGAGATCAGTTTGTAAGAATTTATGACCAGAGAAAAATTAACCAAGATGAGAATAATGGCGTGCTCAAGAAATTTTGTCCTTATCACTTGATAAACAGTGACACCAGGACAAACATTACCTGCCTTGTGTATAGCCACGATGGCACAGAGCTCCTTGTTAGTTACAATGATGAAGATATATATCTCTTCAACTCCTCTCATAATGATGGAGCCCAGTATGTTAAGAGATATAAGGGGCACAGAAATAGTGCCACAGTGAAAGGTGTCAACTTCTATGGTCCCAAAAGTGAGTTTGTAATGAGTGGTAGTGATTGTGGGCACATCTTCTTCTGGGAGAAGTCATCCTGCCAGATCATTCAGTTCATGGAAGGGGACGTGGCAGGTTCAGTAAACTGCCTTGAGCCCCACCCTTACCTACCTGTGATGGCAAGCTGTGGCCTAGACCATGATGTCAAGATCTGGGCACCCACAGCTGAAGCACCCACTGAGCTTACCGGTTTAAAGAACGTGATGAAGCAGAACAAGCTGGAACGAGATGAAGATAGCTCGCACCACACTGACCTGTTCGACAGCCGCATGCTCTGGTTCCTCATGCGTCACATGTCAGAGAGAAGTTATCGCCGGCCCTGGGGACCTgctggagctggagctggagctggagctggagctggagcCAGAGCTGCAGACCTGGATGACTCAGATACATCCGATGAAGAGGGGAGCCGAGACCGTGTGCAGTGCCTGCCATCCTGA